A region from the Sandaracinus amylolyticus genome encodes:
- a CDS encoding TetR/AcrR family transcriptional regulator, which produces MRTVLRARKEEDKDERRRVLLDAARSLFEEQHYTQVKVADVAARAGLAKGTVFVYYPTKESLFLALTETLLVEWIEALEREVEATRGKLGSARAARILASGLVERPTLTRLLAILGSVLEHEADGERILAFKRKLVEGLAKIGAILERKMSFLGPGGGAHLLVRTYALVVGLHALCEVSPNAKKVLDANDDVGSLRFDFAQELESALLLLLRGLEKDAS; this is translated from the coding sequence ATGCGAACGGTGCTGCGAGCGCGGAAGGAAGAAGACAAGGACGAGCGGCGACGCGTGCTGCTCGACGCGGCGCGCTCGCTGTTCGAGGAGCAGCACTACACGCAGGTGAAGGTCGCGGACGTCGCGGCGCGCGCGGGGCTCGCGAAGGGCACCGTGTTCGTCTACTACCCGACGAAGGAGTCGCTCTTCCTCGCGCTGACCGAGACGCTGCTGGTCGAGTGGATCGAGGCGCTCGAGCGCGAGGTCGAAGCGACGCGCGGAAAGCTCGGCAGCGCGCGCGCCGCGCGCATCCTCGCGAGCGGGCTCGTGGAGCGACCGACGTTGACGCGACTGCTCGCGATCCTCGGCTCGGTGCTGGAGCACGAGGCGGACGGAGAGCGCATCCTCGCGTTCAAGCGGAAGCTGGTCGAAGGGCTCGCGAAGATCGGCGCGATCCTCGAGCGCAAGATGAGCTTCCTCGGGCCCGGCGGCGGCGCGCACTTGCTGGTGCGCACCTACGCGCTGGTCGTCGGCCTGCACGCGCTGTGCGAGGTCTCGCCGAACGCGAAGAAGGTGCTCGACGCGAACGACGACGTGGGCTCGCTGCGCTTCGACTTCGCGCAAGAGCTCGAGAGCGCGCTGCTCCTGCTCTTGCGCGGGCTGGAGAAGGACGCGAGCTGA
- a CDS encoding hotdog fold domain-containing protein produces the protein MTSSTGGWAAQIGSVLRPDIERRGNLIRTAWDRLSSVPGGTRLFSRFVGRAAPYTGSIHAHVVELREGYAKVELRDRKPVRNHLDCVHAIALANLAELCGNVAVAYALPDDARFIVAGMSLEYVKKARGTITAESRPPRIASSEKREYAVEVEMRDAKGEVVTRATLRTLVGPKREPNGNGRAS, from the coding sequence ATGACGTCCTCCACCGGCGGCTGGGCCGCGCAGATCGGCTCCGTCCTCCGCCCCGACATCGAGCGCCGCGGGAACCTCATCCGCACCGCGTGGGATCGCCTGAGCAGCGTCCCCGGCGGCACCCGCCTCTTCTCGCGCTTCGTCGGCCGCGCCGCGCCCTACACCGGCTCGATCCACGCGCACGTCGTCGAGCTGCGCGAGGGCTACGCGAAGGTCGAGCTCCGCGACCGCAAGCCGGTGCGCAACCACCTCGATTGCGTGCACGCGATCGCGCTCGCGAACCTCGCCGAGCTCTGCGGCAACGTCGCGGTCGCGTACGCGCTGCCCGACGACGCGCGCTTCATCGTCGCGGGCATGTCGCTCGAGTACGTCAAGAAGGCGCGCGGAACGATCACCGCCGAGAGCCGCCCGCCGCGCATCGCGTCGAGCGAGAAGCGCGAGTACGCGGTCGAGGTCGAGATGCGCGACGCCAAGGGTGAGGTCGTCACGCGCGCGACGCTGCGCACGCTCGTCGGTCCGAAGCGCGAGCCGAACGGGAACGGGCGCGCTTCGTGA
- a CDS encoding NAD+ synthase, which translates to MKPLRIALCQLDYAIADLDANVAAIAEAARRAKDGGAQVALFSELAITAYGPRDLLDRPSFVDAVERACDALARALPPDLVCLVGAPTRATGGIGRDLHNSVLVMREGRIAQVIHKQLLPTYDVFDEDRWFEAGTSDPIVDVAGVKLGITICEDAWNDVTVMRGRRYQGNPVDAVVRAGADVIVNLAGSPFTLTKREGRAAMLAAIAEKHARPVVMVNQVGGHDDLIFDGSSLVLGPDGATWARAAAFAPDVLVCDVAPGGPQRAWPETDEAAALDALALGVRDYAARCGMKSAILGLSGGIDSALVAAIAVRALGPDRVLGIAMPSRYSSEHSIADARALATSLGMRFEIVPIEPIFAPYDDLLRAPLAALGPAPADDVTFENVQARLRMTILMALANRAGAMLLNTGNKSEVACGYCTLYGDMAGGLAVISDLYKTFVYRVSREVNRQAGREIIPESTLTKPPSAELRPNQTDQDTLPPYDVLDAILAHLVEGQRSTREVVEAGFDPAIVARVARMMKIAEFKRRQMPPGLIVTKKAFGPGRRIPIAQRWAY; encoded by the coding sequence GTGAAGCCGCTCCGCATCGCGCTCTGTCAGCTCGACTACGCGATCGCCGATCTCGACGCGAACGTCGCCGCGATCGCCGAGGCCGCGCGGCGCGCGAAGGACGGGGGCGCCCAGGTCGCGCTGTTCTCGGAGCTCGCGATCACCGCGTACGGCCCGCGCGATCTGCTCGACCGCCCGTCGTTCGTCGACGCGGTGGAGCGCGCATGCGACGCGCTCGCGCGCGCGCTCCCGCCCGATCTCGTCTGCCTCGTCGGCGCACCGACGCGCGCGACCGGAGGCATCGGTCGCGACCTGCACAACTCGGTGCTCGTGATGCGCGAAGGGCGCATCGCGCAGGTGATCCACAAGCAGCTGCTCCCGACCTACGACGTGTTCGACGAGGACCGCTGGTTCGAGGCGGGCACGAGCGATCCGATCGTCGACGTCGCGGGCGTGAAGCTCGGCATCACGATCTGCGAGGACGCGTGGAACGACGTGACCGTGATGCGCGGCCGTCGTTACCAGGGCAATCCCGTCGACGCGGTGGTGCGCGCGGGCGCCGACGTGATCGTCAACCTGGCGGGCTCGCCGTTCACGCTCACGAAGCGCGAGGGGCGCGCCGCGATGCTCGCGGCGATCGCCGAGAAGCACGCGCGCCCGGTGGTGATGGTCAACCAGGTCGGCGGGCACGACGATCTGATCTTCGATGGCTCCTCGCTCGTGCTCGGCCCCGACGGAGCGACGTGGGCCCGCGCCGCGGCGTTCGCGCCCGACGTGCTCGTGTGCGACGTCGCGCCGGGCGGCCCGCAGCGCGCGTGGCCCGAGACCGACGAGGCCGCGGCGCTCGACGCGCTCGCGCTCGGCGTGCGCGACTACGCCGCGCGATGCGGCATGAAGAGCGCGATCCTGGGCCTCTCGGGCGGCATCGACAGCGCGCTCGTCGCGGCGATCGCGGTGCGCGCGCTCGGGCCCGATCGTGTGCTCGGCATCGCGATGCCGAGCCGCTACTCGAGCGAGCACTCGATCGCCGATGCGCGCGCGCTCGCGACGAGCCTCGGCATGCGCTTCGAGATCGTGCCGATCGAGCCGATCTTCGCGCCGTACGACGACCTGCTTCGCGCGCCGCTCGCCGCGCTCGGGCCCGCGCCCGCCGACGACGTGACGTTCGAGAACGTGCAGGCGCGGCTGCGCATGACGATCCTCATGGCGCTCGCGAACCGCGCCGGCGCGATGTTGCTCAACACCGGCAACAAGAGCGAGGTCGCGTGCGGCTACTGCACGCTCTACGGCGACATGGCCGGCGGGCTCGCGGTGATCAGCGATCTCTACAAGACGTTCGTGTACCGCGTGTCGCGCGAGGTGAACCGTCAGGCGGGACGCGAGATCATCCCCGAGAGCACGCTGACGAAGCCGCCGAGCGCAGAGCTGCGTCCCAACCAGACGGATCAGGACACGCTGCCGCCGTACGACGTGCTCGACGCGATCCTCGCGCACCTCGTCGAGGGTCAGCGCTCGACGCGCGAGGTCGTCGAGGCGGGGTTCGACCCCGCGATCGTCGCGCGCGTCGCGCGCATGATGAAGATCGCGGAGTTCAAGCGGCGCCAGATGCCGCCCGGGCTCATCGTGACGAAGAAGGCGTTCGGCCCCGGACGTCGCATCCCGATCGCGCAGCGCTGGGCCTACTGA
- a CDS encoding sigma-70 family RNA polymerase sigma factor, whose translation MEQLAERWLADRDHLRAVAYRMLGSASEADDAVQEAWIRVSRADTSEVENLRGWLTTVVARVCLDMLRSRKSRREDALDGHAERVGEGDPEAELALADSVGVALLIVLETLPPAERVAFVLHDLFDVSFDEIARIVDRSEVAARQLASRARRRVQGAPRPDDAAIARQRAVVEAFVAAARGGSIDALLAVLDPDVVLRADRAAVPAGAETEARGAEVVARRASQARARHGTLAVVDGAVGIVVAPRGVLRGVLTFTFAHDRITSVEVIADPERLRALDISVLPA comes from the coding sequence ATGGAACAGCTGGCGGAGCGATGGCTCGCGGATCGTGATCACCTGCGCGCGGTCGCGTATCGGATGCTCGGATCGGCGAGCGAGGCCGACGACGCGGTGCAGGAGGCGTGGATCCGGGTGAGCCGCGCGGACACGAGCGAGGTCGAGAACCTGCGCGGGTGGCTGACGACCGTGGTCGCGCGGGTGTGCCTCGACATGCTCCGCTCGCGGAAGTCGCGCCGCGAGGACGCGCTCGATGGACACGCCGAGCGCGTCGGTGAGGGCGATCCCGAGGCCGAGCTCGCGCTCGCCGACTCGGTCGGGGTCGCGCTGCTCATCGTGCTCGAGACGCTGCCGCCGGCGGAGCGCGTCGCGTTCGTGCTCCACGATCTCTTCGACGTCTCGTTCGACGAGATCGCGCGCATCGTCGATCGCTCGGAGGTCGCGGCGCGACAGCTCGCGAGCCGCGCGCGCCGGCGCGTGCAGGGCGCCCCGAGGCCGGACGACGCGGCGATCGCGCGGCAGCGCGCGGTGGTCGAGGCGTTCGTCGCGGCGGCGCGCGGAGGGAGCATCGACGCGCTCCTCGCGGTGCTCGATCCCGACGTCGTGCTGCGCGCGGATCGCGCGGCGGTCCCGGCGGGGGCGGAGACCGAGGCGCGCGGCGCGGAGGTGGTCGCGCGGCGTGCCTCGCAGGCGCGGGCCCGGCACGGGACGCTCGCGGTGGTCGACGGCGCGGTGGGCATCGTCGTGGCGCCGCGCGGCGTGCTGCGCGGCGTGCTGACGTTCACGTTCGCGCACGATCGCATCACGTCGGTCGAGGTGATCGCGGATCCCGAGCGGCTCCGCGCGCTCGACATCTCCGTGCTCCCGGCGTGA
- a CDS encoding carboxymuconolactone decarboxylase family protein: MRARMKHPAMMVPDAMQALQALGAAIERAGVPRRTLELVNLRASQINGCSFCVEMHSRALKRSEEKDERIFAVAAWRESPHFTPAERAALALTEAITRVADRADPVPDELWREVTHHFDEPALAALVLGISNVNTWNRLNVATRQIAGSIRTD; encoded by the coding sequence ATGCGAGCACGGATGAAGCACCCCGCGATGATGGTCCCCGACGCGATGCAGGCGCTCCAGGCGCTCGGCGCCGCGATCGAGAGAGCAGGTGTGCCCCGTCGCACCCTGGAGCTCGTGAACCTGCGCGCGAGCCAGATCAACGGCTGCAGCTTCTGCGTGGAGATGCACTCGCGCGCGCTGAAGCGCAGCGAGGAGAAGGACGAGCGCATCTTCGCGGTCGCGGCGTGGCGCGAGTCGCCGCACTTCACGCCGGCCGAGCGCGCCGCGCTCGCGCTCACCGAGGCGATCACGCGCGTCGCCGATCGCGCCGACCCGGTGCCCGACGAGCTCTGGCGCGAGGTCACGCACCACTTCGACGAGCCCGCGCTCGCCGCGCTCGTCCTCGGGATCTCGAACGTGAACACCTGGAACCGCCTCAACGTCGCGACGCGGCAGATCGCGGGATCGATCCGCACCGACTGA
- a CDS encoding TetR/AcrR family transcriptional regulator, which translates to MARTPARGRTSRAAAPSASSEKKAAPEARSTRRRRSPEEARRLILDATKTLLAQHGPDAVGLKEVAKAAGVSHALVSHYFGTYDALVEAALRDHMLETRVETLQRIADVAHAGPAEWVEMCFEQLAHPLSGRLLAWAILSGRMDSEDFFPRRDQGMRFVADAIEARVRAQLGEDRVPAREDIEFGMLLVFSAALGYSFSRTVLWESLSKKPSAERDRWFREKLGELVTDALPIARGLAHSGSERDE; encoded by the coding sequence ATGGCTCGTACCCCTGCCCGCGGGCGAACGTCTCGCGCCGCGGCACCGTCCGCCTCCTCCGAGAAGAAAGCCGCGCCCGAAGCGCGCAGCACGCGCCGTCGTCGGAGCCCCGAGGAGGCGCGCCGGCTGATCCTCGATGCGACGAAGACGCTGCTCGCGCAGCACGGCCCCGACGCGGTCGGGCTCAAGGAGGTCGCGAAGGCGGCGGGGGTGAGCCACGCGCTCGTCTCGCACTACTTCGGCACCTACGACGCGCTGGTCGAGGCCGCGCTGCGCGATCACATGCTCGAGACGCGTGTCGAGACGCTGCAGCGCATCGCGGACGTCGCGCACGCGGGGCCGGCGGAGTGGGTCGAGATGTGCTTCGAGCAGCTCGCGCATCCGCTCTCGGGGCGGCTGCTCGCGTGGGCGATCCTCAGCGGGCGCATGGACAGCGAGGACTTCTTCCCGCGTCGCGATCAGGGCATGCGCTTCGTCGCGGACGCGATCGAGGCGCGGGTGCGCGCGCAGCTCGGCGAGGATCGTGTGCCGGCGCGCGAGGACATCGAGTTCGGGATGCTGCTCGTGTTCTCGGCGGCGCTCGGGTACAGCTTCTCGCGCACGGTGCTCTGGGAGAGCCTCTCGAAGAAGCCGAGCGCGGAGCGCGATCGGTGGTTCCGCGAGAAGCTCGGAGAGCTCGTGACGGATGCGCTGCCGATCGCGCGCGGGCTCGCGCACTCGGGCTCAGAGCGCGACGAGTAG